One window of the Deinococcus aerius genome contains the following:
- a CDS encoding diacylglycerol/lipid kinase family protein, with amino-acid sequence MTLDFQPAPPVSGTDVTDATVIFNSKAGGSTKASPDLLVEALYRQGYRPVYRATDDEADLQTALQDVRGTVFVAGGDGTVRAAALRLAGRTEVRLGVIPMGTANNIGRTLGIEGEPLDVLASYAGGRALPLDLGRITAPWGEDLFLEACGCGAFADVMAEYDPEGGKSPLRALTALTTTLGNFTPLELTLTLDGQPQPEMACMLVEVMNTQATGPRLRLAPSADPSDGALNVIRVDAGGREGLLAYVAALARGNFEELASVQNDLARRIDIPYVGQAFHVDGEVRPARPGGSGVVRIEVWAGALSVLMPKGQEG; translated from the coding sequence ATGACCCTCGACTTCCAGCCTGCCCCACCGGTCAGCGGCACGGACGTGACGGACGCCACGGTGATCTTCAACAGCAAGGCGGGCGGCAGCACCAAAGCCAGCCCCGACTTGCTGGTTGAGGCGCTCTACCGGCAGGGCTACCGCCCGGTCTACCGCGCGACCGACGACGAGGCGGATCTCCAAACTGCCCTTCAGGACGTGCGCGGCACCGTGTTCGTGGCGGGGGGCGACGGTACCGTGAGGGCGGCGGCCCTGCGCCTGGCGGGCCGAACGGAGGTACGCCTGGGCGTCATCCCCATGGGTACGGCGAACAACATCGGGCGGACGCTGGGCATTGAGGGCGAGCCGCTCGACGTGCTGGCGAGCTACGCGGGGGGCAGGGCGCTCCCCCTCGACCTGGGGCGCATCACGGCACCCTGGGGTGAGGACCTCTTTCTGGAGGCGTGCGGCTGCGGCGCCTTCGCCGATGTGATGGCCGAGTACGACCCGGAGGGGGGCAAGAGCCCGCTGCGGGCGCTGACGGCCCTGACGACCACGCTGGGCAACTTCACTCCCCTGGAACTGACCCTCACCCTGGACGGGCAGCCCCAGCCGGAGATGGCCTGCATGCTCGTGGAGGTGATGAACACCCAGGCCACCGGCCCCCGCCTGCGGCTCGCCCCCAGCGCCGATCCGAGCGACGGGGCACTGAACGTGATCCGGGTGGACGCCGGGGGGCGCGAGGGCCTGCTCGCCTACGTCGCCGCCCTGGCCCGGGGCAACTTCGAGGAACTCGCCAGCGTGCAGAACGACCTTGCCCGCCGCATTGACATTCCCTATGTGGGGCAGGCCTTTCACGTGGACGGCGAGGTGCGGCCCGCGCGGCCGGGAGGTTCCGGGGTGGTGAGGATAGAGGTCTGGGCCGGGGCGCTCTCGGTCCTCATGCCGAAGGGTCAGGAGGGTTGA
- a CDS encoding PHP domain-containing protein: MRPLPNNLVFREGVQVMRMDLHTHTEVSHDCRTRLRDIPAWMLRTNTRVIAVTDHDQQRGGPELARIVIDLGLDDRLSIIPGEEVTTSEGELIGLFLRERIPPGLTPEETVSEIKAQGGLVMLQHGFDPLKRYRLKPEATRRIADSVDIVETFNSRVSRHHWNLVAAAWARERNLPVCAGSDAHTLRDIGEAWVETPFRVIYSPADLLAALREGIVAGKWTHPVYAYGRKQWRTLNGRFRRDGEGQQG, translated from the coding sequence ATGCGTCCCCTCCCCAACAATCTCGTGTTCCGCGAGGGCGTGCAGGTCATGCGGATGGACCTCCACACCCACACCGAGGTCAGCCACGACTGCCGCACCCGGCTGCGTGACATTCCCGCCTGGATGCTCCGCACGAATACCCGCGTCATCGCCGTGACCGATCACGATCAACAGCGCGGCGGCCCCGAACTCGCGCGCATCGTCATCGACCTGGGCCTGGACGACCGCCTCAGCATCATTCCGGGCGAGGAGGTCACCACCTCGGAGGGCGAGCTGATCGGCCTCTTCCTGCGGGAGCGCATCCCGCCGGGCCTCACCCCTGAGGAGACGGTGTCCGAAATCAAGGCGCAGGGCGGCCTGGTGATGCTCCAGCACGGCTTCGATCCCCTCAAGCGTTACCGCCTGAAGCCGGAGGCGACCCGCCGCATCGCCGACAGCGTGGACATCGTGGAAACCTTCAACTCGCGCGTGTCCCGCCACCACTGGAACCTGGTGGCGGCGGCCTGGGCGCGGGAACGGAACCTGCCCGTGTGCGCTGGAAGCGACGCCCACACCCTGCGTGACATCGGCGAGGCGTGGGTAGAGACACCCTTCCGCGTGATCTACTCGCCCGCTGACCTCCTGGCCGCGCTGCGGGAAGGCATAGTCGCCGGAAAGTGGACACACCCCGTCTATGCCTACGGGCGCAAGCAGTGGCGAACGCTGAACGGGCGGTTCCGGCGGGATGGTGAGGGGCAGCAGGGTTAG
- a CDS encoding endonuclease/exonuclease/phosphatase family protein — MNAHLNTVLVSSAAKGNWDAVRSTNRARVWQVGLLCRLAPGRSGRMLVGGDLNTPPRGLLYRQLRTCIGPDAHEEAGRGPGWTFPRLFLRIDHLFARGLTPTRARVLPAGGSDHRPLLVEYR, encoded by the coding sequence GTGAACGCCCACCTGAACACCGTGCTCGTGTCTAGCGCGGCAAAGGGCAACTGGGACGCGGTGCGCAGTACGAACCGGGCGCGGGTCTGGCAGGTCGGGCTGCTGTGCCGTCTCGCCCCGGGGCGTTCCGGGCGGATGCTGGTCGGCGGTGACCTGAACACGCCGCCGCGTGGCCTGTTGTACCGTCAGCTCAGGACCTGTATCGGGCCGGACGCGCACGAGGAGGCGGGGCGCGGCCCGGGGTGGACCTTTCCCCGGCTGTTCCTGCGAATCGACCACCTGTTCGCCCGTGGGCTGACCCCCACCCGCGCCCGGGTTCTCCCAGCAGGAGGCAGCGACCACCGCCCCCTGCTCGTCGAATACCGCTGA